Proteins found in one Nitratiruptor sp. SB155-2 genomic segment:
- a CDS encoding ABC transporter ATP-binding protein, with translation MARLKVEHLTFSFGYKTILEDISFEIHEGEVVSVVGPSGGGKTTLLRLCAGLLDRQEGTIENSFKTQAIAFQDPRLLPWKNVLDNIAFGLKAQGVPKKERIKRAKEIALKFDLEEDDFEKFPKELSGGMSQRVSFARALVTKPKLLFLDEPFSALDIGLKRELQNHLIELITKKAITIFFITHDLMEAVRLSDKIFVLEPDPGRIVKTFTLDIPQNKRDDMYVYSKTAKLLKDPYIIETFELE, from the coding sequence ATGGCGAGATTAAAGGTAGAGCATCTGACATTTTCTTTTGGGTATAAAACAATTCTTGAGGATATCAGTTTTGAGATACATGAAGGAGAGGTAGTTTCAGTTGTAGGTCCTAGTGGCGGAGGAAAAACAACGCTTCTTAGACTATGTGCGGGTCTTTTGGATAGACAAGAAGGAACCATTGAAAATAGCTTCAAAACCCAGGCAATCGCCTTTCAAGATCCAAGACTGCTTCCATGGAAAAATGTGCTTGACAATATCGCTTTCGGTCTGAAGGCTCAAGGAGTGCCTAAAAAAGAGCGTATAAAAAGAGCAAAAGAGATTGCTTTGAAGTTTGATTTGGAAGAGGATGATTTTGAAAAGTTTCCAAAAGAGCTTAGTGGCGGAATGAGTCAAAGAGTCTCCTTTGCCAGAGCCCTTGTAACAAAGCCCAAGCTTCTCTTTTTAGATGAGCCCTTTTCTGCTTTGGATATTGGTCTCAAAAGGGAGCTGCAAAATCATTTGATTGAACTCATTACAAAAAAAGCAATTACGATTTTTTTCATAACCCATGACTTAATGGAAGCAGTGAGACTGAGCGACAAGATTTTTGTGCTCGAACCAGATCCTGGCAGAATCGTAAAGACCTTTACACTCGATATTCCACAAAACAAAAGAGATGATATGTATGTGTATAGCAAAACTGCAAAACTGCTAAAAGATCCTTATATTATTGAAACATTTGAGCTGGAGTAA
- a CDS encoding NnrS family protein, translating into MAATKHYESYPKGNIPIYLAYGFRPAFLLMPPYMILSIILWVLYYNGYIALPFIADGMSWHVYEMLFGVGFLGMTAFILTGAPELFPGTVPIVGKKLAALFGLWIVGRVTFWLMGVIGVYPAAIVNIILFAWLTILVAKPIFKDPAKRHVSIAYTFIAVQIMQIWFFLSVAGVVETDPLDILKLCLGVFLVLIILALRRVNTEAVNEILEHEGYEEIFFARPPAYNLTIFMIALFSALEFFFPQNRALGWVALGTASAALAILNDFINYEETNILFKKLIFSLELIPILIAIGYGLIGYNYLSGMKLFNGDLLHMLTTGAWTLSFYVVMIVVTIVHTGRDIAKARDFLICLGTLSIVIAAIFRSAVAFYPENAQLLYFVSTLFWIAPFILYIVRYNKWLLSPRADGLPG; encoded by the coding sequence ATGGCAGCAACGAAACATTACGAATCATATCCCAAAGGGAATATCCCCATATATCTTGCCTATGGATTTCGCCCGGCGTTTTTACTGATGCCTCCTTATATGATTCTTTCCATCATTCTTTGGGTACTTTACTACAACGGCTACATTGCTTTGCCATTTATTGCAGATGGCATGAGTTGGCATGTGTATGAGATGCTTTTTGGGGTTGGATTTTTAGGAATGACTGCCTTTATTCTCACAGGAGCTCCCGAGCTTTTTCCAGGAACCGTTCCGATCGTTGGCAAAAAACTGGCCGCTCTTTTTGGGCTTTGGATTGTAGGAAGAGTTACATTTTGGCTAATGGGAGTTATTGGAGTCTATCCGGCAGCGATTGTCAATATCATTCTTTTTGCATGGCTTACGATATTGGTAGCAAAACCGATCTTCAAAGACCCAGCAAAACGCCATGTCAGTATCGCTTACACTTTCATAGCTGTGCAGATTATGCAAATCTGGTTTTTTTTAAGTGTTGCTGGAGTTGTTGAAACAGATCCATTAGATATTTTAAAGCTCTGTCTTGGAGTTTTTTTGGTTCTTATCATTCTTGCGCTTCGCAGAGTCAACACAGAAGCTGTTAATGAGATTTTAGAACATGAAGGGTATGAAGAGATCTTTTTTGCACGGCCTCCAGCATACAATCTGACGATTTTTATGATAGCTCTTTTTAGCGCACTTGAGTTTTTCTTCCCACAAAACAGAGCCTTAGGCTGGGTTGCTTTAGGCACAGCCAGTGCCGCTTTGGCGATTTTAAATGATTTTATCAACTATGAAGAGACAAACATTCTTTTTAAAAAACTCATTTTCTCATTGGAGCTTATTCCAATTCTCATAGCAATTGGCTATGGACTTATTGGCTATAACTATTTAAGCGGAATGAAGCTATTTAACGGAGATTTACTTCATATGCTCACAACTGGTGCTTGGACACTTTCGTTTTATGTGGTTATGATTGTCGTTACGATTGTCCATACCGGAAGAGACATTGCAAAAGCAAGAGATTTTCTTATCTGTTTAGGTACTCTATCGATAGTAATTGCAGCAATCTTTAGAAGTGCTGTTGCTTTTTATCCTGAGAATGCACAACTACTTTATTTTGTCTCTACTCTTTTTTGGATAGCTCCCTTTATTTTATATATAGTGCGATACAATAAATGGTTATTGAGCCCAAGAGCTGATGGACTTCCTGGATAA
- the thpR gene encoding RNA 2',3'-cyclic phosphodiesterase: MRLFLGSFATINYYGLIKEKFSFVEGKWVEKHNIHLTYLFLGDIPTPQPIIEKLEGIAKPEKKIGMNHLGFFGHPPKILFAKTMEKSLFELHQEIISRLGIKPKKPFIPHVTLCRIKKVHNFDKFLQNIRQMEGNHLGSIEPKLHLIRSHLTPKGPIYKIIHTF; encoded by the coding sequence ATGAGACTTTTTTTAGGCTCTTTTGCGACGATCAACTATTATGGACTCATCAAGGAAAAATTCTCATTTGTAGAAGGCAAATGGGTTGAGAAGCATAATATCCATCTTACCTATCTTTTTTTGGGAGATATACCTACACCACAACCTATCATAGAGAAACTTGAAGGCATTGCCAAACCTGAAAAAAAGATAGGTATGAATCATCTTGGCTTTTTCGGTCATCCTCCAAAAATTCTTTTTGCCAAAACGATGGAAAAATCTTTGTTTGAGCTCCATCAAGAAATCATTTCCAGGCTCGGTATAAAACCCAAAAAGCCTTTTATACCACATGTCACTTTATGCAGAATCAAAAAAGTACATAACTTTGATAAATTTCTTCAAAACATTCGCCAAATGGAGGGCAATCATCTAGGATCAATTGAGCCAAAACTCCATCTTATTCGTAGTCATTTAACCCCAAAAGGCCCGATTTACAAAATCATTCACACTTTTTAG
- a CDS encoding cupin domain-containing protein has product MNLFEYELPKEDETFTTLYKRGSLEIVRIVSASLKEEKKFCDERDEWVVLLQGEATLRMREEVFCLKAGDTLVIPANTPHTLTSVSKGALWLAVHYDPKKCE; this is encoded by the coding sequence GTGAATCTGTTTGAATACGAGCTTCCCAAGGAAGATGAAACATTTACGACTCTCTATAAACGGGGATCTTTGGAGATCGTTCGCATTGTCAGTGCCTCTTTGAAAGAAGAGAAAAAGTTTTGTGATGAAAGAGATGAATGGGTTGTTCTTTTACAAGGTGAGGCCACCTTGCGTATGCGAGAGGAGGTGTTTTGTTTAAAGGCAGGGGATACCCTTGTGATCCCGGCAAATACTCCTCATACATTAACAAGTGTGAGTAAAGGAGCGTTGTGGCTTGCCGTGCATTATGATCCTAAAAAGTGTGAATGA
- the amrA gene encoding AmmeMemoRadiSam system protein A: protein MISDQLKRIMLNIARIAIKEEFMGHKELNDDVKQRLIAMHPELAKPGAVFVTINERSSLRGCIGSLVAHRPLIDDLIENAKAAAFGDPRFPPLSPEEFDKITIEISLLSEPKPLEYRDIEDLRAKIRPGIDGVVLKLDGRQATFLPQVWEELNDFDQFFAHLCMKAGLPANCLAYHPEIFVYQVEKFSEEDFQG, encoded by the coding sequence ATGATCAGTGATCAGTTAAAACGTATTATGCTCAATATCGCACGCATTGCGATTAAAGAGGAGTTTATGGGCCATAAAGAGTTAAACGACGATGTCAAACAAAGACTCATTGCAATGCATCCAGAGCTTGCCAAACCGGGAGCCGTTTTTGTAACGATAAATGAGCGAAGCTCACTGAGAGGCTGTATAGGATCTCTTGTAGCTCATAGGCCACTCATCGATGATTTGATCGAAAATGCAAAAGCTGCAGCGTTTGGTGATCCGAGATTTCCCCCTTTGAGCCCGGAAGAGTTTGATAAAATCACTATCGAAATCTCGCTACTGAGTGAACCAAAACCTCTGGAATATCGTGATATTGAGGATTTACGGGCAAAAATCAGGCCGGGCATCGATGGAGTTGTACTAAAACTGGACGGCAGACAAGCTACTTTTTTACCTCAGGTATGGGAGGAGCTGAATGATTTTGATCAGTTTTTTGCCCATCTTTGTATGAAAGCGGGATTGCCTGCAAATTGCCTTGCTTATCATCCTGAAATTTTTGTCTATCAGGTAGAAAAGTTTAGTGAAGAGGATTTTCAAGGGTGA
- a CDS encoding GGDEF domain-containing protein — MWKKHRLYYLFLILFVILIVLNIASFQEFFIKRFTSEITKVIDAEIENKLNATSTMAITIAQSSDAKNYIHTREDFLYFKQLPFYYRKFTKFKNIKIYVIDRNGNIIFSPVPKKRYKKMTEPLYVKKPVFNDTWIDCRGLHLISYASVTDYNKHLETIGYIAVESQFNSISKNLKKIGVDSIAVLDKDIASKSIRLPHHIENYKILNLEWSEEFIDDLKEIGVENIITSKTPIIHWFHLFYRYPIKDREGFVHGWILFSTSLDKLFLDFVTPKLALENILLILTFILLIYFNEKSKYSIVKDQADYYHEILDNFKEAIIIFEGYKVKYINRAVFDYLGKSDLEDVEKSFGDEWQVYILKDGKRKMMSWKHFIDTICQTKECILQIDIMDKRYFFQVIGKKIKENDCVAVFLDITDTYRSMEELQEIAYKDPLTGVYNRTLLQDIIHNILRIKRKDEHLILALVDIDHFKKINDEFGHDTGDEVLQFVAQTIKKRLRSEDYVFRIGGEEFLIVMKTRSIEKVLLILQSIRRYFASHPAQKLKKPVTISIGVTEYKPYESFKQAFKRADEALYEAKRSGRNRLIYKGVEDDQ, encoded by the coding sequence ATGTGGAAGAAGCATAGACTCTACTATCTTTTTTTGATTCTTTTCGTCATACTTATTGTATTGAATATTGCCTCTTTTCAAGAGTTTTTTATCAAAAGATTTACCAGTGAAATTACCAAGGTAATTGATGCGGAGATCGAGAATAAACTCAATGCCACTTCGACCATGGCTATCACGATAGCACAAAGTAGCGATGCAAAAAACTATATACATACTCGCGAAGACTTTCTCTATTTCAAACAACTTCCATTCTATTACAGGAAATTTACCAAATTTAAGAATATAAAAATTTACGTTATCGATCGCAATGGGAACATTATCTTTTCTCCTGTCCCTAAAAAACGGTATAAAAAAATGACAGAACCGCTTTATGTGAAAAAACCGGTATTTAACGATACATGGATTGATTGTAGAGGATTGCATCTTATCTCCTACGCTTCAGTGACAGACTACAATAAACATCTAGAAACGATAGGCTATATAGCCGTTGAAAGTCAATTCAACTCTATCAGTAAAAATTTGAAAAAGATAGGTGTCGATTCGATTGCCGTGTTGGATAAAGATATCGCAAGCAAATCGATACGTCTACCCCATCATATAGAAAATTACAAGATTTTAAACCTTGAATGGAGTGAAGAGTTTATTGATGATTTGAAGGAGATTGGAGTAGAAAACATTATAACCTCGAAAACACCGATTATCCACTGGTTCCATCTTTTTTATCGTTACCCGATCAAAGATAGAGAAGGATTCGTGCATGGATGGATCCTTTTTTCCACATCTTTGGATAAACTCTTTTTGGATTTTGTAACACCAAAGCTTGCACTTGAAAATATCCTTCTTATACTTACTTTTATCCTGTTGATCTATTTCAACGAAAAATCGAAATACTCTATTGTCAAAGATCAAGCAGACTATTATCATGAGATTTTGGATAACTTCAAAGAAGCGATTATCATTTTTGAAGGATACAAAGTTAAATATATCAATCGTGCAGTTTTTGACTATCTTGGAAAAAGCGATCTGGAAGATGTTGAAAAGAGTTTTGGCGATGAATGGCAGGTATACATTCTTAAAGATGGAAAAAGAAAGATGATGAGTTGGAAGCATTTCATCGATACAATATGCCAAACAAAAGAGTGTATCCTGCAGATTGATATTATGGATAAACGCTACTTTTTTCAAGTAATTGGCAAAAAGATAAAAGAGAATGATTGCGTAGCCGTTTTTCTTGATATAACCGATACATACAGGAGCATGGAGGAGCTGCAAGAGATTGCCTATAAAGATCCGTTGACCGGAGTATACAATCGAACCCTTTTACAAGATATCATACACAATATACTTAGAATCAAAAGAAAAGATGAGCATCTCATTCTTGCTTTGGTGGACATTGACCATTTTAAAAAAATCAACGACGAATTTGGACACGATACAGGTGATGAGGTTTTGCAATTTGTGGCTCAAACGATAAAAAAGAGGCTTCGAAGCGAAGATTATGTTTTTCGTATCGGTGGAGAGGAGTTTTTGATTGTAATGAAAACAAGAAGTATAGAAAAAGTTTTGCTCATATTGCAGTCCATACGGAGATATTTTGCATCACACCCTGCGCAAAAACTGAAAAAACCTGTTACAATCAGTATAGGCGTAACGGAATATAAACCATACGAGAGTTTTAAACAGGCGTTCAAAAGAGCAGACGAAGCGCTGTATGAAGCAAAAAGAAGCGGAAGAAATCGCTTGATTTACAAAGGAGTAGAAGATGATCAGTGA
- a CDS encoding tRNA (5-methylaminomethyl-2-thiouridine)(34)-methyltransferase MnmD, producing the protein MDYELKKTADGSFTLYSKEYDECYHNIHDGALTEALQKHILPAFSYSEKKHLNILDICFGLGINTLATLDYFLHQNRVESISIYSPELDENLLNQLPSFHYPKQLERYKDILKQLIQNGKVELPLVVLELFKGDARSYIKKLKDIDIVYQDAFSPKKNPELWTLEYFQELYQAMSAEGILTTYSIATPVRLGLWEAGFIIYEKSFENIKKMTIASKKELDLPKVDMALKQKRSTSRPLRDSDVEEA; encoded by the coding sequence ATGGATTATGAATTAAAAAAAACTGCTGATGGCAGCTTTACGCTCTATTCCAAAGAGTATGACGAGTGCTATCACAATATCCATGATGGAGCGCTAACAGAAGCGCTTCAAAAACATATTCTACCCGCATTTTCATATTCGGAAAAAAAGCATCTCAATATTTTGGATATCTGTTTTGGCCTCGGTATCAATACATTGGCTACGCTTGACTATTTTTTGCATCAAAACAGAGTCGAATCCATTTCCATTTATTCTCCTGAACTGGATGAAAATCTTTTAAATCAGCTTCCTTCCTTTCACTACCCCAAACAGCTTGAACGCTATAAAGATATTTTGAAACAATTGATCCAAAATGGAAAAGTCGAACTCCCTCTTGTTGTATTGGAACTGTTTAAAGGGGATGCAAGATCCTATATTAAAAAACTCAAAGATATCGATATAGTCTATCAAGACGCTTTCAGCCCCAAGAAAAATCCGGAGTTGTGGACCCTGGAGTATTTTCAAGAATTGTATCAAGCGATGAGTGCAGAGGGCATTCTTACCACATACTCCATCGCCACTCCGGTTCGTCTCGGTTTGTGGGAGGCGGGATTTATCATCTATGAAAAAAGTTTTGAAAATATCAAAAAAATGACCATAGCGAGTAAGAAAGAGCTTGATTTGCCGAAAGTGGATATGGCTTTGAAACAGAAGCGCTCCACTTCACGACCTTTGAGAGATAGCGATGTGGAAGAAGCATAG
- the luxS gene encoding S-ribosylhomocysteine lyase, producing MPLLESFTVDHTKMPAPAVRLAKEMQTPKGDEITVYDLRFCHPNKEIMSVKGTHTLEHLFAGFMRDHLNSDTVEIIDISPMGCRTGFYMSVIGRPSALDVAQAWEKSMRDILALKSIEEIPELNVYQCGSCYMHSLNEAQKIAKHIVENGIGIMDNKELKLDLHSIDIHKCDVDPSSVRIIGE from the coding sequence ATGCCACTACTTGAGAGTTTTACCGTAGATCATACGAAAATGCCCGCACCTGCAGTTCGGCTCGCCAAAGAGATGCAGACACCAAAAGGTGATGAGATTACCGTTTATGACCTTCGATTTTGTCACCCCAATAAAGAGATTATGAGTGTTAAAGGAACACACACCTTAGAGCATCTGTTTGCCGGTTTTATGCGGGATCACCTCAACTCTGATACAGTTGAAATTATCGATATTTCACCGATGGGATGTCGGACCGGATTTTATATGAGTGTCATCGGAAGACCCAGTGCACTGGATGTAGCGCAAGCGTGGGAAAAAAGTATGCGCGATATTTTAGCGCTCAAAAGCATAGAAGAGATCCCGGAACTCAATGTCTATCAATGCGGTAGCTGCTATATGCATTCACTCAATGAAGCCCAAAAAATTGCCAAACATATCGTAGAAAACGGGATAGGTATTATGGATAATAAAGAGTTGAAGCTCGATTTACATTCCATCGATATCCACAAATGTGATGTAGACCCAAGCAGTGTTCGCATCATAGGAGAGTAG
- a CDS encoding thiamine pyrophosphate-dependent enzyme, whose product MVKKIKNLKEFSLSNDRFEGANLMCPGCSHNIIVREVLNATDDPVIVATATGCLEVCTAVYPKTSWDVSWIHIGFENAAVAAATVSAAYEVMKKKGKLPPATQKMVEEGREPKIVAFAGDGGTYDIGFQSLSGAFERGHNFMYVCLDNEVYANTGGQRSSSTPIGASTTTSPAGSVSYGEKMMKKSMVEIMADHGAPYVAQVSPSKWKDLVKKVQKGFEVYGPVYINAQSACTTEWKHAPEDTIEVSDLGVDSCVWPLYEIINERDEHGIIYSTKLNITYRPKNKIPVEEYLAAQPRFRHLFKPENRHIIDLWQKAVDARWEYLQRREEAGV is encoded by the coding sequence ATGGTAAAAAAGATTAAAAACTTAAAAGAGTTTTCACTCTCAAATGACAGGTTTGAAGGTGCAAACCTGATGTGTCCAGGATGTTCACATAACATTATCGTTCGAGAAGTTTTGAATGCAACGGATGATCCTGTAATCGTAGCGACTGCTACCGGTTGTTTAGAAGTGTGTACGGCAGTCTACCCAAAAACGAGTTGGGATGTGAGCTGGATCCATATCGGATTTGAGAATGCTGCTGTCGCAGCTGCAACTGTCAGTGCAGCCTATGAAGTGATGAAGAAAAAAGGAAAACTCCCACCAGCTACACAGAAAATGGTTGAGGAAGGTAGAGAGCCTAAAATCGTTGCATTTGCTGGAGACGGTGGAACATACGATATCGGTTTTCAGTCTTTAAGTGGAGCTTTTGAACGAGGTCACAACTTTATGTATGTCTGTCTCGATAACGAAGTGTATGCAAACACTGGAGGACAGAGAAGTTCTTCTACGCCGATCGGCGCAAGTACTACGACAAGTCCGGCCGGAAGTGTAAGTTATGGTGAGAAAATGATGAAAAAGAGCATGGTAGAAATCATGGCAGACCATGGTGCACCATATGTTGCGCAGGTGAGTCCAAGCAAATGGAAAGATTTGGTCAAGAAAGTGCAAAAAGGTTTCGAGGTGTATGGTCCTGTTTACATTAACGCGCAAAGTGCTTGTACGACAGAGTGGAAACATGCTCCAGAAGATACGATCGAAGTGAGTGATCTTGGCGTAGACAGCTGTGTATGGCCATTGTATGAAATCATCAATGAGCGTGACGAGCATGGAATCATCTACAGTACTAAACTCAACATCACATATAGACCAAAAAACAAGATACCGGTAGAGGAGTATCTTGCAGCACAACCAAGATTTCGACACCTTTTCAAACCGGAAAACAGACACATTATCGATCTATGGCAAAAAGCTGTGGATGCGCGATGGGAATATCTACAAAGAAGAGAAGAGGCAGGAGTATAA
- a CDS encoding 2-oxoacid:ferredoxin oxidoreductase subunit alpha yields the protein MAKKYELNEVEVWDGNMAAAHALRQAQVDILAAYPITPSTPIVQNYSKFLADGYVDGEFIMVESEHSAMSGCVAASAAGVRAATATSSQGFALMVEVLYQASGMRLPIVLTVVNRALAAPLNVNGDHSDMYLGRDAGWINLCSYNPQEAYDLTLMAFKIGEDLNVRLPVMVHQDGFICSHTAQNVRPLQDEEAQEFVGEYKAVNSMLDVANPVTHGVQTEEDWHFEHKARQHNDLMNSFDTIKKVFNEFKERTGREYDLVYTYKMDDADVAIFALGTTVESARIAADEMRQQGIKAGVVSLRVLRPFPFKEVAQALDNVKAVAAMDRSAPGGTFGALFNEISATMLAHGKSPIVLNYIYGLGGRDTTIDMLKGVYEDLDKCAKAGEVVVPLQQFLGLRGPKLSFY from the coding sequence ATGGCAAAAAAGTATGAATTAAATGAAGTAGAGGTTTGGGATGGAAATATGGCAGCCGCCCATGCGCTCAGACAAGCGCAAGTCGATATATTGGCTGCATATCCTATTACTCCTTCTACACCGATTGTTCAAAACTACTCCAAGTTTTTGGCAGATGGATATGTAGATGGTGAATTTATCATGGTTGAGTCTGAGCACTCAGCAATGAGTGGTTGTGTCGCTGCAAGTGCTGCAGGGGTAAGAGCAGCTACCGCGACAAGTTCACAAGGTTTTGCGCTCATGGTAGAGGTCCTCTATCAAGCAAGCGGGATGCGACTTCCTATTGTCTTGACGGTTGTCAATCGTGCGCTTGCGGCTCCATTGAACGTTAACGGGGACCACTCCGATATGTATCTTGGTCGGGATGCCGGATGGATCAATCTGTGTTCGTACAATCCGCAAGAAGCCTATGATTTGACCTTGATGGCTTTTAAAATCGGTGAAGATCTCAATGTCCGACTTCCTGTGATGGTACATCAAGACGGTTTTATCTGTTCTCATACTGCTCAAAACGTACGACCCCTTCAAGATGAAGAAGCACAAGAGTTCGTAGGAGAGTATAAGGCGGTTAATTCCATGCTCGATGTTGCAAATCCTGTAACACACGGTGTGCAAACGGAAGAGGATTGGCACTTTGAACACAAAGCGAGACAGCATAACGACTTGATGAATTCATTTGATACGATCAAAAAAGTTTTCAATGAATTTAAAGAGAGAACCGGCAGAGAATATGATCTTGTATATACCTATAAAATGGATGATGCGGATGTGGCTATCTTTGCGCTTGGGACGACAGTTGAGAGTGCGAGAATCGCAGCTGACGAGATGCGTCAACAAGGGATTAAAGCTGGAGTCGTTAGTTTAAGAGTTCTTCGCCCATTCCCATTTAAAGAGGTTGCACAAGCTCTGGACAATGTCAAGGCTGTAGCAGCTATGGATAGAAGTGCTCCTGGTGGAACATTTGGTGCACTTTTCAACGAAATCAGTGCCACTATGCTTGCACATGGAAAATCGCCGATAGTGCTCAACTACATCTATGGACTTGGCGGACGAGATACTACAATTGATATGCTTAAAGGTGTGTATGAAGATCTTGACAAGTGTGCGAAAGCTGGCGAGGTAGTTGTGCCATTGCAACAGTTCTTGGGACTTAGAGGTCCGAAGCTATCGTTTTATTAA
- a CDS encoding 4Fe-4S dicluster-binding protein — translation MAKDLKEIKDVEEIKDLGWDELIPGAALFSFTEPVEDVVEVPLDERPYAPTNSHEWQVGDWRVEKPVYNRDLCIDCQFCWVFCPDISILSRDKKMIGIIYEHCKGCGICVEVCPTNPKSLLMFPEHMENDQALAQWPKKEEKK, via the coding sequence ATGGCAAAAGATTTAAAAGAGATTAAAGACGTAGAAGAGATAAAAGATCTTGGATGGGATGAGCTGATTCCTGGAGCTGCACTCTTTTCTTTTACTGAACCTGTAGAAGATGTGGTTGAGGTTCCGTTAGACGAACGGCCTTACGCTCCCACAAACTCTCATGAGTGGCAAGTAGGTGATTGGCGTGTGGAGAAACCTGTATACAATCGAGATCTCTGCATCGACTGTCAGTTTTGCTGGGTATTTTGTCCCGATATCTCCATTTTGAGCCGTGACAAGAAGATGATCGGAATTATATATGAGCACTGTAAAGGATGCGGTATCTGTGTAGAGGTGTGTCCAACAAATCCTAAATCGCTTTTGATGTTTCCTGAACATATGGAAAACGATCAAGCACTGGCTCAGTGGCCGAAAAAAGAAGAGAAGAAGTAA